One genomic region from Candida albicans SC5314 chromosome 6, complete sequence encodes:
- a CDS encoding putative tRNA 4-demethylwyosine synthase (Putative flavodoxin; similar to S. cerevisiae Tyw1, an iron-sulfur protein required for synthesis of wybutosine modified tRNA; predicted Kex2p substrate; Spider biofilm induced): MGFGQILLFACSILYLSTGGRWTVVALVFVLYILYNKDQQQQQQPPQPQQQQQQQQQQQQQQQPPQPQQLKPSVPPLAKPKKESPIYAVDFTFSSKAFTPSTTTTFPIRRVIAPRPKRSPKIFTASKPIVQQQQQQQQRQPVLTKTTVELKKCQIYIFYTTLTGSSQRIAKSLYEKLQNLENLELEPKLLSLDDDVDDLEEYFLNVPTQNDNNCIYLLVLPSYETDSPIDYFLEHLIDTAQDFRIDKYPLRKLIGFSVLGLGDSESWSHDNKFCYQAKLADKWLGKLGARRLYPLGEICMKYEGEPKAQEWIQNFASLIVNNDNEPFYIDDNNNDDDIDDSDAEESEGSDDADTLVDVEDMGDIIRKSGKATTIGGGGIETKEMVAKDSPTFKSLTKQGYTIVGSHSGVKICRWTKSALRGRGSCYKFAFYGIKSHLCMETTPSLACSNKCVFCWRHGTNPVAKSNWRWEVDPPEKVMAGALEGHYQKIKQLRGVPGIQMDRFEEAFKVRHCALSLVGEPIFYPYINEFVGMLHEQHISSFLVCNAQHPDSLAKLTKVTQLYVSIDAPTKKDLKKVDRPLNSDFWERLMSCLDILRTIQSHQRTVFRLTLVKGFNMEDIESYADMVERAKPSQIEIKGATFCGSSNGNGNPLTMQNIPFYEECKNFVENLNKELQSRGLDYDIAAEHAHSCCILVADKKFMINGKWHTHIDYPKFFELLESGKEFVDLDYVKETPEWAVWGSQGAGFNPEDTKYDRKAEKLKKKAIRDEQAKKLVEQQQQQQQQQQETVQAKR, from the coding sequence ATGGGATTTGGACAAATTTTACTTTTTGCATGCTCAATACTATACTTGAGTACCGGTGGAAGATGGACGGTTGTAGCACttgtatttgttttatatattttataCAACAaagatcaacaacaacaacaacaaccaccacaaccacaacaacaacaacaacaacaacaacaacaacaacaacaacaacaaccaccacaaccacaacaactTAAACCATCTGTTCCTCCACTAGCAaaaccaaagaaagaatCACCTATTTATGCGGTTGATTTTACTTTCAGTTCAAAAGCATTCACTCCATCAACTACGACAACTTTTCCTATACGAAGAGTGATAGCTCCTCGACCAAAAAGATCACCTAAAATTTTCACAGCATCAAAACCTAttgttcaacaacaacaacaacaacaacaacgtcAGCCAGTATTGACGAAAACCACCGTcgaattgaaaaaatgtcaaatatatattttttatacCACCTTAACTGGATCATCACAAAGAATAGCTAAATCCttatatgaaaaattacaGAATCTTGAAAACCTTGAACTTGAACCTAAATTATTAAGtcttgatgatgatgttgatgatttagaaGAATATTTCTTAAACGTACCAACccaaaatgataataattgtatttatttattggtaTTACCATCATATGAAACCGATTCACccattgattattttttagAACATTTAATCGATACCGCTCAAGATTTCCgtattgataaatatcCATTAAGGAAATTAATTGGATTTAGTGTATTAGGTCTTGGAGATTCTGAATCTTGGTCTcatgataataaattttgttATCAAGCGAAATTAGCTGATAAATGGTTAGGTAAATTGGGTGCAAGAAGATTATATCCCTTGGGTGAAATATGTATGAAATATGAGGGGGAACCAAAAGCTCAAGAATGGATACAAAATTTTGCTTCATTGATagttaataatgataatgaaccattttatattgatgacaataataatgatgatgatatagATGATAGTGATGCCGAGGAAAGTGAGGGGAGTGATGATGCTGATACTTTGGTTGATGTGGAAGATATGGGAGATATTATTCGTAAATCAGGGAAAGCTACTActattggtggtggtggtataGAAACTAAAGAAATGGTAGCTAAAGATTCTCCAActtttaaatcattaacaaaACAAGGATATACTATAGTTGGATCACATTCTGGAGTTAAAATATGTCGTTGGACTAAAAGTGCCCTTAGAGGAAGAGGATCATGTTATAAATTTGCCTTTTATGGTATTAAATCTCATTTATGTATGGAAACTACTCCATCTTTGGCATGCTCTAATAAATGTGTTTTTTGTTGGAGACATGGTACCAACCCCGTGGCTAAACTGAATTGGAGATGGGAAGTTGATCCACCAGAAAAAGTCATGGCGGGTGCCTTGGAAGgtcattatcaaaaaattaaacaattaagAGGTGTACCAGGAATTCAAATGGATAGATTTGAAGAAGCTTTTAAAGTTCGTCATTGTGCTTTATCTTTGGTTGGTGAACCGATTTTTTATCCTtatattaatgaatttgttgGGATGTTACATGAACAACatatttcatcatttttagtATGTAATGCTCAACATCCAGATTCATTAGCAAAATTGACTAAAGTTACACAATTATATGTTAGTATTGATGCTCCAACtaaaaaagatttgaaaaaagttgATCGTCCTTTAAATAGTGATTTTTGGGAAAGATTAATGTCATGTTTAGATATATTACGTACTATTCAATCTCATCAACGTACAGTTTTCCGATTAACTTTAGTTAAAGGATTTAATATGGAAGATATTGAAAGTTATGCTGATATGGTAGAAAGAGCTAAACCAtcacaaattgaaattaagGGGGCAACATTTTGTGGATCTTCAAATGGGAATGGTAATCCATTAACAATGCAAAACATTCCATTTTATGAAGAAtgtaaaaattttgttgaaaatttaaataaagaattacaaTCAAGAGGTTTAGATTATGATATTGCTGCTGAACATGCTCATTCATGTTGTATATTAGTTGCtgataaaaaattcatGATTAATGGTAAATGGCATACTCATATTGATTatccaaaattttttgaattacTTGAAAGTGGtaaagaatttgttgatttagaTTATGTTAAAGAAACTCCTGAATGGGCTGTTTGGGGATCACAAGGGGCAGGATTTAATCCTGAAGATACTAAATATGATAGAAAAgctgaaaaattgaaaaagaaagctaTAAGAGATGAAcaagcaaaaaaattagttgaacagcaacaacaacaacaacaacaacagcaagaAACTGTACAAGCAAAAAGATAA
- a CDS encoding uncharacterized protein (Protein with a predicted anaphase-promoting complex APC subunit 1 CDC26 domain; Hap43-repressed gene) produces the protein MLRREATTIRLSPEDILEYDDSVAQQQKQKQELQQGQEQSIPQQNPSDFSPPNILQEQINNSSHSIIPDFKEESGSIYQRSRVSQQQQQQQSQSHHHQQQSRDERIGIQRNHG, from the coding sequence ATGCTTAGACGAGAAGCTACCACCATAAGATTATCACCAGAAGATATCTTAGAATATGATGATAGTGTGgcacaacaacaaaaacagaaacaaGAACTACAACAAGGACAAGAACAATCTATACCTCAACAGAATCCATCTGATTTTAGTCCTCCTAATATCTTACAAgaacaaataaataatagtAGTCATAGTATAATTCCTGATTTTAAAGAAGAATCAGGATCAATCTATCAGAGATCACGTGTGAgtcaacaacagcaacaacaacaaagtcAAAGTCACcaccatcaacaacaatctaGAGATGAGAGGATTGGTATTCAAAGGAATCATGGATAA
- a CDS encoding deubiquitination module subunit (Ortholog(s) have enzyme activator activity, histone acetyltransferase activity, structural molecule activity), which translates to MSTKADQVITLAQVSSLLDNSESKKSIVWKEFGNYLDKSVEIEEPDPSTFIRSGNPPSLNSQFTKYISDSYPEKSYLSQNIAYKICNSCQRPIGTKSLSSHYTKCVAMKQKRQQEQQENAALSNNNNNNTNNSQKKKRGRGSALADVDASSVDSSRNATPAPNGNGNGIGAGAGNDNSGKPATKPKKKYKKSQAQKEKEAAAAAAAAAAASSGEKPPKKKKAAASSSSGTTTTTTAGVNTQPQSAPKPKPVAKPKGPVDVEKQCGVALPSGGLCARSLTCKTHSMGAKRAVPGRSAPYDVLLQQYHKRNQANIAKSHAMMLQRRENAAFNDQSESGANATKVLHPDEETEYVLAGVSKNSTIPLERKVIMPVRYRHRFLRAREFYANALIISAHHNNNNNNNQSQNQSQNQSQNQSPNNSNNEQQTLANQAISGSIGGLQGRCALINIDAKPTDINSPTQTFSAIPGEMYQVRAPSKTIVMTAQHNNMQQQAFQQQLMKYQQQQQQQQQQMLWRQRQQQQQKQQQQQQQQQISTSGQHVTNPTEIKKET; encoded by the coding sequence ATGTCAACAAAAGCCGATCAAGTCATAACATTAGCTCAAGTACTGTCATTATTAGATAATTCAGAATCGAAAAAATCTATAGTTTGGAAAGAGTTTGGTAATTATTTAGATAAAagtgttgaaattgaagaaccCGACCCATCAACATTTATCAGATCCGGAAATCCTCCTTCATTAAATTcacaatttacaaaatatatttcCGACAGTTATCCGGAAAAATCCTATTTATCACAAAATATCGCTTATAAGATTTGTAATTCTTGTCAACGTCCTATTGGAACAAAAAGTTTATCACTGCATTATACAAAGTGTGTTGCcatgaaacaaaaaagacaacaagaacaacaagaaaatgcTGCTTTATcgaataacaacaacaacaatactaataattcacaaaagaagaaaagaggTAGGGGAAGTGCATTAGCTGATGTTGATGCATCTTCAGTAGATAGCTCAAGGAATGCTACTCCAGCACCTAATGGCAATGGTAATGGTATTGGTGCTGGTGCTGGGAATGATAACAGTGGTAAGCCAGCTACTAAACCTAAGAAGAAATATAAGAAATCACAAGCtcaaaaggaaaaagaagcTGCCGCCGCCGCCGCggctgctgctgctgcttcATCTGGAGAAAAACcaccaaagaaaaagaaagctgcagcatcttcttcttctggtactactactactactactgctgGAGTCAACACCCAACCACAATCAGCACCAAAACCTAAACCAGTGGCAAAACCAAAAGGTCCTGTTGATGTGGAAAAACAATGTGGTGTGGCATTACCTTCTGGAGGACTTTGTGCTCGGTCATTAACATGTAAGACCCATTCAATGGGAGCAAAACGTGCTGTCCCCGGTAGAAGTGCACCTTATGATGTATTATTACAACAATATCATAAACGAAATCAAGCCAATATAGCAAAAAGTCATGCTATGATGTTACAACGTCGAGAAAATGCTGCATTTAATGATCAACTGGAATCTGGAGCGAATGCTACTAAAGTATTACATCCTGATGAAGAAACCGAATATGTCTTAGCTGGTGTTTCCAAAAATAGTACTATCCCGTTAGAGAGGAAAGTAATAATGCCAGTTAGATATCGTCATAGATTTCTTCGAGCTCGTGAATTTTATGCCAATGCATTAATTATTTCTGCtcatcataataataataataataataatcaatcgCAAAATCAATCGCAGAATCAATCGCAGAATCAATCGCcaaataatagtaataatgaACAACAAACGTTAGCAAATCAAGCCATATCAGGGTCAATTGGTGGATTACAAGGTAGATGTgctttaattaatattgatgCCAAACCAACGGATATTAATTCACCTACTCAAACATTTAGTGCTATACCGGGTGAAATGTATCAAGTAAGAGCACCATCGAAAACAATTGTCATGACGGCACAACATAATAATATGCAACAACAAGCtttccaacaacaattgatgaaatatcaacaacaacagcaacaacagcaacaacaaatgtTATGGCGAcaaagacaacaacaacaacaaaaacaacaacaacaacaacaacaacaacaaatatcTACATCTGGGCAACATGTAACAAATCCTacagaaattaaaaaagaaacttaG
- the IPL1 gene encoding aurora kinase (Putative Aurora kinase; Hap43-induced; induced during planktonic growth; possibly an essential gene, disruptants not obtained by UAU1 method), producing MMLPRNSPHRTESTLAYNNNNSNNNNNNNGSSLFQRKPLAPINSEFKISKPQHIKPTTHSHTFTTPTPKTRNTATTTTNNNNRNNHQYRNPNLNTSLVFTPTKNSSSSSSSHSSSLLSSSPFVEEPENQPESNHTRATSHYRTTSTSQYKSSANKDASHSLITSSKRKTSTKQTSESTNPKRRTTTTATQNTNNNKILNPSLSSSTIRFSTVSSSTSSSTTSSSSSSHTSPKPQQQLTLDDFEFGKILGKGKLGRVYCVKHKQSGLIFALKVMSKSEIMNLKLEKSLRREIEIQSNLYHINITRLYSWFHDSINIYLLLEYSIEGELYTHLKKLKRFDNIMASNYIFQITQALIFLHQRGIIHRDLKPENIMVSLDNQLKLSDFGWSVQINQNQNQNQIHNQTQTQKTPHQKKQKQKRLTICGTLDYLPPEMIESKSHDFSVDIWALGILCYELLVGKPPFEAINRNITYEKIAKVDIKYPSNLDVDAIDLISKLVVKDPNKRLSLKEVLNHNWIIKNKPKWPKNIYK from the coding sequence ATGATGCTTCCACGTAACTCACCACATCGTACAGAATCAACATTAGCgtataacaacaacaacagtaacaacaacaacaacaacaacggTAGCTCATTATTTCAAAGAAAACCTTTAGCGCCAATAAATAGTGAATTCAAGATATCAAAACCACAACATATAAAACCCACTACCCATTCTCATACATTTACCACACCTACACCGAAAACACGAAAcaccgccaccaccaccaccaacaacaacaacaggaacaatcatcaatataGAAATCCCAATTTGAATACTTCACTTGTTTTCACACCAACGAAAaactcatcatcatcatcatcatcgcATTCATCAAGTTTATTATCGTCATCACCATTTGTCGAAGAACCGGAAAATCAACCAGAATCAAATCATACTAGAGCTACATCCCATTATAGaacaacttcaacttctCAATATAAGTCATCAGCTAATAAGGATGCATCGCATTCATTGATCACTAGtagtaaaagaaaaacatcTACCAAACAAACATCAGAATCAACAAACCCTAAAAGAAgaaccacaacaacagctacccaaaatacaaataataacaaaattttaaatccATCATTATCGTCATCAACTATTCGCTTTTCAactgtttcttcttctaccTCTTCTTCCACCacctcatcatcatcatcatcccATACATCACCTAAacctcaacaacaacttacattagatgattttgaatttggtaAAATTTTAGGGAAAGGAAAATTAGGACGAGTTTATTGTGTCAAACATAAACAACTGGGACTTATATTTGCATTAAAAGTGATGTCAAAATCAGAAATTATGAATCttaaattagaaaaaagTTTACGAcgagaaattgaaattcaatcaaatttatatcaTATAAATATTACTCGATTATATTCATGGTTTCATGATTCtattaatatttatttattattagaataTAGTATAGAAGGTGAATTATATActcatttgaaaaaattaaaacgATTTGATAATATAATGGCAagtaattatatttttcaaatcactCAAgcattgatttttttacaTCAACGTGGAATAATTCATCGTGATTTAAAACCAGAAAATATTATGGTATCTTTagataatcaattaaaattaagTGATTTTGGTTGGTCAGTACAAATAAATCAGAATCAGAATCAGAATCAGATTCACAACCAAACTCAAACTCAAAAAACTCCCCATCAGAAGAAGcaaaaacagaaaagaTTAACTATATGTGGTACATTAGATTATTTACCTCCAGAAATGATTGAAAGTAAATCTCATGATTTTTCCGTTGATATTTGGGCCCTTGGTATATTATGTTATGAATTACTTGTGGGGAAACCACCATTTGAAGCAATTAATCGAAATATAACTTATGAAAAAATCGCTAAAGTAGATATTAAATATCCTTCTAATCTAGACGTCGATgctattgatttaatatcaaaattggtGGTTAAAGATCCAAATAAAAGATTAAGTTTAAAAGAAGTATTGAATCATAATTGgataattaaaaataaaccaaaatggccaaaaaatatttacaaatga